A region of the Chryseobacterium cucumeris genome:
CAGGGACCGGTCGTTATTTTGAAAAAAGATCACGATGCTGTTAATAAAGGAGATATTGTAGCTTATATTGAAAATGAAGCATCTTTTCAGGAAATGTTAGCGCTGGAAAAAACAATGCTAAATTTTAATGCGGATACAGATTTTGCTTCATTTTACCATTCCCTTCCTAAAATTGTTCATGTTGGAGAGATCAATAACAACTATTTTACTTTCCTTAATGCCTTACAGCAATATGTCCTTTTTTCCAAGAACGATCTTTATGACAAACAGCAAAAACTGTTAGACAATCTTGCAAGTAAACAGGAGAAGCAGCTGCACTTACAGAAAGACAGGGTTAAACTGATCAATAGGAATGACAAATTGGGGTACAATAAGCTTACAAGAGATTCTCTGCTTAGGGATGCCCAGATCATTAGCCAGCAGCAATTCGAAGATACAGAGCAAAACTATCTCAGCGCGCTACAATATAATAATACCACTAAACAGGAGATTCATAAACTGGATCAGGAAATTCTGAGTACAAAAAATAAAAGCACAGAAGCACGGATCCTGAAAACGGAAAAAGAGGAAAAACTTATCTCCGACTTGTATAATAGCTATAATGACCTTATCAATAAAATCAGGGCTTGGAAAAGAGCTTTTTTGATTATTGCTCCTATTGGTGGAAAGGTGCAATTTTTAAGCTTCCTGAAAAATAATCAATATATAAATCATCAGGATCCCATCTTTGCTATTGTTCCCGCATCCAATAAAGTCAATGGCCAGATGCTTATCTCAGATTTTGGATTGGGTAAAATTAAACAAAGCCAGGATGTACTGATAAGACTCAATAATTTTCCCCATGAAGAATA
Encoded here:
- a CDS encoding HlyD family efflux transporter periplasmic adaptor subunit; translated protein: MEPRNYIQRPPQPNSEEITFLVSRIPSNISIRILVLISLLLLVLIIALFAIKYPDSYKGSVTIVADNPSISLVANHQGPVVILKKDHDAVNKGDIVAYIENEASFQEMLALEKTMLNFNADTDFASFYHSLPKIVHVGEINNNYFTFLNALQQYVLFSKNDLYDKQQKLLDNLASKQEKQLHLQKDRVKLINRNDKLGYNKLTRDSLLRDAQIISQQQFEDTEQNYLSALQYNNTTKQEIHKLDQEILSTKNKSTEARILKTEKEEKLISDLYNSYNDLINKIRAWKRAFLIIAPIGGKVQFLSFLKNNQYINHQDPIFAIVPASNKVNGQMLISDFGLGKIKQSQDVLIRLNNFPHEEYGVIKAKVIKVSFLGNTVKTVNGDEKKYMVDLAITAAGGTILSDGVVGEGEILTDNKRLYERVLEKVILNF